In Homo sapiens chromosome 1 genomic patch of type FIX, GRCh38.p14 PATCHES HG1342_HG2282_PATCH, the following are encoded in one genomic region:
- the PRAMEF18 gene encoding PRAME family member 18, which yields MSFQAPRRLLELAGQSLLRDQALAISVLDELPRELFPPLFVEAFTSRRCEVLKVMVQAWPFPCLPLGSLMKTPDLEILHYVVDGIDCLLAQKVRPRRWKLQVLEMRDVDENFWTIWSGARLLSCSPEAMSKRQTVEDCPRTGEKQPLKVFMDVCLKEKFMDEDLSFFSGWVQHRRGSVHLCCTKVVNYSMSILNFRNILETVYPDSIQVLEIWNMCWLCMIVEFSRYLSQMRNLRKLFISDGCRYLLSSDSQEQLVAEFSSVLLRLENLQMLYVRRVCFFRGHLDQLIRCLRSPLETLALTYGFLEEEDLKCLPRYPSLSQLKQLNLSHGALRFIRLEPLRALLEKVAATLQTLFLVDCGIGYSKLRVILPALSRCSNLTTFCFHGNDTSMDALKDLLRHTGRLSNLSLETYPAPRESLDNRGRVILELLTPLQAELMRILREVREPKRIFFGPVSCPCCGTSPTEQLESNFCLWGRPA from the exons ATGAGCTTCCAGGCCCCACGCAGACTCCTGGAGCTGGCAGGGCAGAGCCTGCTGAGGGACCAGGCCTTGGCCATCTCCGTCCTGGATGAGCTGCCCAGGGAGCTCTTCCCCCCACTGTTCGTGGAGGCCTTCACTAGCAGACGCTGCGAGGTTCTGAAGGTGATGGTGCAGGCCTGGcccttcccctgcctccctctgggGTCCCTGATGAAGACGCCTGATCTGGAGATCTTACATTATGTAGTGGATGGGATTGATTGCCTGCTTGCCCAAAAGGTTCGCCCCAG GAGGTGGAAACTTCAAGTGCTGGAAATGCGGGATGTTGATGAGAATTTTTGGACCATATGGTCTGGAGCCAGGCTCCTGTCCTGCTCCCCAGAGGCCATGAGTAAGAGACAGACAGTGGAGGACTGTCCAAGGACAGGAGAGAAGCAGCCCTTGAAGGTGTTCATGGATGTTTGCCTCAAGGAAAAATTCATGGATGAAGATCTGAGCTTCTTCTCTGGGTGGGTGCAGCACAGAAGAGGTTCAGTACACCTGTGCTGTACTAAGGTGGTGAATTATTCAATGAGCATTCTAAATTTCAGAAACATATTGGAAACAGTATACCCAGACAGTATCCAAGTGTTGGAAATTTGGAACATGTGCTGGCTGTGTATGATAGTAGAGTTTAGCCGTTACCTGAGCCAGATGAGGAATCTTCGCAAACTCTTCATCTCTGATGGCTGTCGTTACCTGCTAAGCTCTGACAGCCAAGAACAGTTAGTTGCTGAATTCAGCTCTGTGCTCCTCAGGCTGGAGAACCTCCAGATGCTTTATGTAAGAAGGGTCTGCTTCTTCAGAGGCCACCTGGACCAGCTGATCAG GTGCCTCAGGAGCCCGTTGGAGACATTGGCATTAACTTATGGCTTCCTAGAAGAAGAGGACTTGAAATGCCTGCCCCGGTACCCAAGTCTCAGTCAACTGAAGCAGCTGAATCTGAGTCATGGTGCACTGCGCTTCATCCGTCTTGAGCCCCTCCGAGCTCTGCTAGAGAAAGTTGCTGCCACTCTTCAGACCCTCTTCTTAGTGGACTGTGGGATTGGGTACTCCAAACTCAGGGTCATCCTGCCTGCCCTGAGCCGCTGCTCCAACCTCACCACTTTCTGTTTTCACGGCAATGACACGTCCATGGATGCTCTGAAGGACCTGCTGCGCCACACAGGCAGGCTGAGCAATTTGAGCCTGGAAACATATCCTGCCCCTCGGGAGAGTCTTGACAACAGGGGTCGTGTCATTTTGGAGCTCCTCACCCCACTTCAGGCTGAGCTGATGCGTATACTGAGGGAAGTAAGGGAGCCCAAAAGGATCTTCTTTGGTCCGGTGTCCTGCCCTTGCTGTGGCACGTCGCCCACTGAGCAACTGGAGTCCAATTTTTGCTTGTGGGGAAGGCCTGCCTAG